One part of the Alistipes onderdonkii genome encodes these proteins:
- a CDS encoding ROK family protein: protein MKKLAFGVDIGGINTAFGLVDENGDLYAESVISTKKYPSVDDYPAYVEDLCQAMHALADSLSFEYELTGIGIGAPNANYHKGTVENPANLWKFREGDPNPDESRRIFPLADDIRNCFGGVKVLVTNDANAATIGEMIYGNAKGMRDFIMITLGTGLGSGFVANGEMVYGHDGFAGEFGHVIVERDGRECGCGRKGCLETYVSATGIKRTAFELMAKMSAPSKLRDIAFGDFDASMISAAAEQGDPIALEAFRFTGEMLGRALADVVTVTSPEAIFLFGGLSKAGKLIFEPTQWYMEESMLFVFKNKVKLLPSGIQGKNAAILGASALIWQEENK from the coding sequence ATGAAAAAACTCGCTTTCGGCGTGGACATCGGCGGTATCAACACTGCGTTCGGCCTCGTCGACGAAAACGGCGACCTGTATGCCGAATCGGTCATTTCGACCAAGAAATACCCCAGTGTAGACGACTATCCGGCCTATGTCGAAGACCTCTGCCAGGCGATGCATGCACTGGCCGACAGTCTTTCGTTCGAGTACGAACTGACGGGTATCGGCATCGGCGCCCCAAATGCCAATTATCATAAGGGTACGGTCGAAAACCCCGCGAACCTCTGGAAATTCCGCGAAGGAGACCCCAATCCGGACGAAAGCCGCCGTATTTTCCCGCTGGCGGACGACATCCGGAACTGCTTCGGGGGTGTGAAGGTGCTCGTGACGAACGATGCCAATGCCGCGACGATCGGCGAGATGATTTACGGCAATGCCAAGGGCATGCGCGATTTCATCATGATAACGCTCGGTACGGGGCTCGGATCGGGTTTCGTCGCCAACGGCGAGATGGTCTACGGCCATGATGGCTTTGCCGGAGAGTTCGGCCATGTCATCGTCGAGCGCGACGGCCGCGAGTGCGGCTGCGGGCGTAAGGGCTGTCTGGAGACCTATGTTTCGGCTACGGGCATCAAGCGCACGGCATTCGAGCTGATGGCCAAAATGTCGGCCCCCAGCAAGCTGCGCGACATCGCTTTCGGCGATTTCGACGCTTCGATGATCTCCGCGGCTGCCGAGCAGGGCGATCCCATCGCCCTCGAAGCCTTCCGTTTTACGGGCGAGATGCTCGGTCGTGCACTGGCCGACGTGGTGACCGTCACGTCGCCCGAGGCGATATTCCTCTTCGGCGGCCTGTCGAAGGCGGGCAAGCTGATCTTCGAGCCTACGCAGTGGTACATGGAAGAGAGCATGCTCTTCGTATTCAAGAATAAAGTGAAGCTGCTTCCGAGCGGTATTCAGGGTAAGAATGCCGCGATCCTCGGCGCTTCGGCCCTGATCTGGCAGGAAGAGAACAAATAA
- a CDS encoding Dps family protein yields MKTLDYLHLDEKKVQGVVSALHSLLADFQVFYTNLRGFHWDIEGHGFFVLHGKFEELYDDTAEKADQIAERILMLGGKPENRFSEYLRVAKVKEISGVTRGDEAIGHILTTYSYLIGEERKLLALASEAGDEATVALMSDYLKEQEKMVWMLTAYNK; encoded by the coding sequence ATGAAAACACTGGATTATTTGCACCTGGACGAGAAGAAAGTACAGGGCGTAGTATCGGCGCTGCATTCGCTGCTGGCCGACTTCCAAGTATTTTACACCAACCTGCGGGGTTTCCACTGGGATATCGAAGGGCACGGGTTCTTCGTCCTGCACGGCAAGTTCGAAGAGCTGTACGACGATACTGCCGAAAAGGCCGATCAGATCGCGGAACGCATCCTGATGCTGGGCGGCAAGCCCGAAAACAGGTTCAGCGAATACCTCAGGGTCGCCAAGGTCAAGGAGATTTCCGGCGTAACACGCGGCGATGAGGCCATCGGGCATATCCTCACCACTTACAGCTATCTTATCGGCGAGGAGCGCAAGTTGCTCGCACTGGCTTCGGAGGCCGGCGACGAGGCTACCGTGGCGTTGATGAGCGACTACCTGAAGGAGCAGGAGAAGATGGTCTGGATGCTGACCGCCTACAACAAATAG